The Blattabacterium cuenoti genome includes a region encoding these proteins:
- the fbaA gene encoding class II fructose-bisphosphate aldolase: MSRKFPFGVATGNLVREIFEYAKENVFAIPAVNVIGSNTVNAVMETAAEVNSPVIIQLSNGGSIFNAGKGLNNNKQKAAIKGGIACAMHIHELASSYKATVILHTDHCSKPILPWIDGLIEANEEYYNRFGKTLFSSHMLDLSQEPLKENISICEKYFERMNKSKMTIEIELGVTGGEEDGIDNSNIENNKLYTQPKEVSYAYERLIKISKNFIIAASFGNVHGVYRPGNVILRPDILQKTQEYIRKKFSTKKKPVSLVFHGGSGSSKKEIQQAISYGVVKMNVDTDLQYAFTCGIRNYMKKNEEYLKKQIGNPEGKHLPNKKYYDPRVWLREGEKSFKTLLKKYFEFMNNINTL, translated from the coding sequence TTTGGGGTAGCCACTGGTAATCTTGTTAGAGAAATATTCGAATACGCTAAGGAAAACGTTTTTGCTATACCTGCTGTAAATGTTATTGGATCTAATACTGTGAATGCAGTAATGGAAACCGCTGCAGAAGTTAATTCTCCTGTTATTATTCAATTGTCTAATGGAGGATCTATTTTCAATGCTGGAAAGGGATTAAATAATAACAAACAAAAAGCTGCAATCAAAGGAGGAATAGCTTGTGCTATGCATATTCATGAATTAGCCTCATCTTATAAAGCAACAGTCATTCTTCATACAGATCATTGCTCTAAACCTATTCTTCCATGGATAGATGGATTAATCGAAGCTAATGAAGAATATTATAATCGTTTTGGAAAAACTTTGTTCAGCTCACATATGTTAGATCTTTCTCAAGAACCTTTAAAAGAAAACATTAGTATTTGTGAGAAATATTTCGAAAGAATGAATAAAAGCAAGATGACCATTGAAATAGAATTGGGTGTAACGGGAGGGGAAGAAGATGGAATAGATAATTCAAACATAGAAAATAATAAATTATACACTCAACCAAAAGAAGTTAGTTATGCTTATGAGAGATTGATTAAAATTAGCAAAAATTTTATTATAGCTGCTTCTTTCGGAAATGTACACGGTGTTTATAGACCTGGAAATGTAATTCTTCGTCCTGATATATTACAAAAAACACAAGAGTACATACGTAAAAAATTTAGTACAAAAAAAAAACCAGTTTCTTTAGTTTTTCATGGTGGATCAGGATCTTCCAAAAAAGAAATACAACAAGCTATTAGTTATGGAGTTGTTAAAATGAATGTGGACACTGATTTGCAATATGCTTTCACTTGTGGAATTCGTAATTATATGAAAAAAAATGAGGAATATTTAAAAAAGCAAATAGGAAATCCGGAAGGAAAACATCTTCCAAATAAAAAATATTATGATCCTAGAGTTTGGTTAAGAGAAGGAGAAAAATCTTTTAAAACTCTTCTAAAAAAATATTTTGAATTCATGAATAATATTAATACTTTATAA
- the accD gene encoding acetyl-CoA carboxylase, carboxyltransferase subunit beta, with product MAWFLRKKKNILTSIDDRKDLPKGLWYRTPSGKVIDTEALKKNAYVSPEDGYHVRIHSKEYFEILFDNGDFLEMNIKMISKDPIKWKDYKKYTERIQEARKKTNLYDAIRTGVGKIKGIDVVISCMDFSFIGGSMGSVVGEKISRAITCCIEKKYPYILISKSGGARIMESSFSLMQMAKTIAKLTQLRDARIPYISVLTDPTTGGVTASYALLGDINIAEPGALIGFAGPRVIKETIGKDLPDGFQTAEFLMDHGFIDLISSRTELKKNIYNLVSMMM from the coding sequence ATGGCTTGGTTTTTGAGAAAAAAAAAGAATATTTTAACGTCTATAGACGATAGAAAAGATTTACCGAAAGGTCTATGGTACAGAACACCTAGCGGAAAAGTTATAGATACAGAAGCCTTAAAAAAGAATGCTTATGTAAGTCCAGAAGACGGATATCATGTAAGAATTCATAGCAAAGAATATTTTGAAATTCTTTTTGATAATGGTGATTTTTTGGAAATGAATATAAAAATGATTAGTAAAGATCCTATAAAATGGAAAGATTATAAAAAATATACAGAGAGAATTCAAGAGGCTAGAAAAAAAACAAATTTATATGACGCTATTAGAACAGGAGTAGGAAAAATAAAAGGAATTGATGTGGTGATATCTTGTATGGATTTTTCATTCATAGGAGGATCTATGGGGTCCGTAGTAGGAGAAAAAATATCTAGAGCGATAACATGTTGTATAGAAAAAAAATATCCATACATCTTAATCTCTAAATCTGGTGGAGCAAGAATCATGGAATCTTCTTTTTCATTAATGCAAATGGCTAAAACAATTGCTAAGTTAACTCAATTACGGGATGCTAGAATTCCTTACATATCTGTTTTAACAGATCCAACTACAGGAGGTGTTACTGCTTCTTACGCTTTACTTGGAGATATCAATATAGCTGAACCAGGAGCTCTTATTGGATTTGCTGGTCCTAGAGTAATCAAGGAAACAATTGGAAAAGATCTTCCAGATGGATTTCAAACAGCAGAGTTTCTCATGGATCATGGATTTATAGATTTGATCTCTTCTAGAACTGAATTAAAGAAAAATATATACAACTTAGTTTCTATGATGATGTAA